From Rhodanobacteraceae bacterium, the proteins below share one genomic window:
- a CDS encoding Spermidine synthase, giving the protein MSNWFTEKHEASGSSIGYRVDDKLAEASTPFQHIEIYRTTDWGNLMVIDGCVMLTSRDNFLYHEMMTHPALYTHAAPRNVVIIGGGDCGTLREVLRHPEVESVVQIDIDEQVTRLAEKHFPELCESNHDPRAKLLFDDGIKYMAEAAPDSLDVVIVDSTDPVGPAEGLFNAKFYANCFRALREGGILVQQSESPLVLLDLIQSMHKAMREVGFSCTRTLPFPQPCYPTGWWSCTLARKDGGLDAFREHDAAAKPFATRYYNVDVHRAALAQPEFMREALRA; this is encoded by the coding sequence ATGTCCAACTGGTTCACCGAAAAGCACGAAGCCTCCGGTTCCTCCATCGGCTATCGCGTGGACGACAAGCTCGCCGAGGCTTCCACGCCGTTCCAGCACATCGAGATCTACCGCACCACCGACTGGGGCAACCTGATGGTGATCGACGGCTGCGTGATGCTCACCAGCCGCGACAACTTCCTCTACCACGAGATGATGACCCACCCGGCGCTGTACACGCACGCCGCGCCGCGCAACGTGGTGATCATCGGCGGCGGCGACTGCGGCACCTTGCGCGAGGTGTTGCGGCACCCGGAAGTGGAGTCGGTGGTACAGATCGATATCGACGAGCAGGTGACCCGGCTGGCCGAAAAGCACTTCCCGGAACTGTGCGAATCGAACCATGATCCACGCGCGAAACTGCTGTTCGACGACGGCATCAAGTACATGGCCGAAGCCGCGCCCGATTCGCTGGACGTGGTGATCGTCGATTCGACCGATCCGGTCGGACCGGCCGAAGGCCTGTTCAATGCGAAGTTCTACGCGAACTGCTTCCGCGCGTTGCGCGAGGGCGGCATCCTGGTGCAGCAATCGGAATCGCCGCTGGTATTGCTGGATCTGATCCAGTCGATGCACAAGGCGATGCGTGAGGTCGGCTTCTCCTGCACCCGCACGCTGCCGTTCCCGCAGCCGTGCTATCCGACCGGCTGGTGGAGCTGCACGCTCGCGCGCAAGGACGGCGGCCTCGACGCCTTCCGCGAACACGACGCCGCCGCGAAACCGTTCGCCACACGCTACTACAACGTGGACGTGCACCGTGCCGCGCTGGCGCAGCCGGAGTTCATGCGCGAAGCCTTGCGCGCGTAG
- a CDS encoding Biosynthetic arginine decarboxylase, producing the protein MTNAWNVDAARNTYSVAHWSDGYVDIDDAGRAVMRPRGAEGPAIALDDAIARTRELGLRLPLLLRFPDILLDRRARLREAFADAMRAHDYLGGYTALYPIKVNQQRAVAGTLAHGSPSPRAADTGFGLEAGSKPELLAVLGLAEPGSLVVCNGYKDAEYIRIALIGRKLGIDVVIVIEKPSELEHVIAESKALGIEPKLGVRVRLASIGAGKWQNTGGDKSKFGLTPSQLLALVARLREANLTHTMRLLHFHMGSQISNLRDIAAGMREAVRHFAELRAAGLPLDHVDVGGGLGIDYEGTRSRGECSINYDLDQYANAVIAPLAAACAEWKLEPPRVLTESGRAMTAHHAVLVVNVSEVEAAPDGAVPPATGDESPVLRSLRDTLSALGKHPVREVWQDAQQYLHEGQLLYAQGALDLAQRAKLDALFHAIALGVRKHLKADERSHREIIDALDVKLVDKYFCNFSVFESIPDVWAIDQIFPIMPLTRLDEEPTRRGTLADLTCDSDGRVDVYVESGDLDVSLPLHELRAGEPYRLGIFLVGAYQETLGDIHNLFGDTDAVNVRIDGDGFKLDGARRGDSADMLLDYVGYKLDDLRAAYRAKLAQAGIERDAARQLEAALETGLTGYTYLRET; encoded by the coding sequence ATGACGAACGCCTGGAACGTCGACGCTGCCCGCAACACCTATTCGGTCGCGCACTGGAGCGACGGCTACGTCGACATCGACGACGCGGGCCGCGCGGTGATGCGTCCGCGCGGTGCGGAAGGTCCCGCGATCGCGCTGGACGACGCAATAGCGCGCACGCGCGAACTCGGCTTGCGTTTGCCGCTGCTGCTGCGCTTTCCGGACATTCTGCTCGACCGACGGGCGCGCCTGCGCGAAGCGTTCGCCGATGCGATGCGTGCGCACGATTACTTGGGTGGCTACACCGCGCTGTATCCGATCAAGGTCAACCAGCAACGCGCGGTTGCGGGCACGCTGGCGCACGGCTCGCCGTCGCCGCGCGCGGCGGACACGGGCTTCGGCCTCGAAGCGGGTTCCAAGCCGGAGCTGCTGGCGGTGCTCGGCCTCGCCGAACCGGGCTCGCTGGTGGTGTGCAACGGCTACAAGGACGCCGAATACATCCGCATCGCGTTGATCGGGCGCAAGCTCGGCATCGACGTGGTGATCGTGATCGAGAAACCGTCGGAACTCGAACACGTGATTGCGGAATCGAAAGCACTCGGCATCGAACCCAAGCTCGGCGTGCGCGTGCGGCTGGCGTCGATCGGCGCCGGCAAGTGGCAAAACACCGGCGGCGACAAGTCGAAGTTCGGGTTGACGCCGTCGCAACTGCTGGCGCTGGTCGCGCGGCTGCGCGAAGCGAACCTGACGCACACGATGCGCCTGCTGCATTTCCACATGGGTTCGCAGATTTCCAACCTGCGCGACATCGCAGCCGGCATGCGCGAAGCGGTGCGGCATTTCGCCGAATTGCGCGCGGCAGGATTGCCGCTCGATCACGTGGATGTCGGCGGCGGACTCGGCATCGATTACGAAGGCACGCGTTCGCGCGGCGAGTGTTCGATCAATTACGACCTCGACCAGTACGCGAACGCGGTGATCGCGCCGCTGGCGGCCGCGTGCGCGGAATGGAAACTCGAACCGCCGCGCGTACTCACCGAATCCGGCCGCGCGATGACCGCGCACCATGCGGTGCTGGTGGTCAATGTCAGCGAAGTGGAAGCCGCACCCGATGGCGCGGTGCCGCCCGCGACCGGTGACGAGTCGCCGGTGTTGCGATCGCTGCGCGATACGCTGTCGGCGCTGGGCAAACATCCGGTGCGCGAGGTGTGGCAGGACGCGCAGCAGTATCTCCACGAAGGCCAGTTGCTGTACGCGCAAGGCGCACTCGATCTCGCGCAGCGCGCCAAGCTCGACGCGCTGTTCCACGCGATTGCGCTGGGCGTGCGCAAGCACCTGAAAGCCGACGAGCGTTCGCACCGCGAGATCATCGATGCGCTCGACGTGAAGCTGGTCGACAAATATTTCTGCAACTTCTCGGTGTTCGAATCGATCCCCGACGTATGGGCGATCGACCAGATCTTCCCGATCATGCCGCTGACGCGCCTCGACGAGGAACCGACGCGCCGCGGCACCCTGGCCGACCTGACCTGCGATTCCGATGGCCGCGTGGACGTGTACGTGGAATCGGGCGACCTCGACGTCAGCCTGCCGCTGCACGAATTGCGCGCGGGCGAACCGTATCGGCTCGGCATCTTCCTCGTGGGCGCGTACCAGGAAACGCTGGGTGACATCCACAATCTCTTTGGTGACACCGACGCTGTGAACGTGCGCATCGACGGCGACGGATTCAAACTCGACGGCGCGCGCCGCGGCGACTCCGCCGACATGCTGCTCGACTACGTGGGCTACAAGCTGGACGACCTGCGCGCGGCGTATCGGGCCAAACTTGCACAAGCCGGCATCGAAAGGGACGCCGCGCGGCAATTGGAAGCCGCGCTGGAAACGGGGCTTACCGGCTACACCTATCTGCGGGAAACCTGA
- a CDS encoding Oxidoreductase — MGTLLVTGASAGFGAAIAAKFAENGWRVIAFARRAERLGQLTERFGAERVHTSAFDIRDEAAMRAALDVLPDGFRDIDLLVNNAGLALGTAKAQDCDLAQWRQMIDTNVTALVTLTRALLPKLIERRGAIVNIGSISGTYPYTGGNVYGGTKAFVAQFSLGLRCDLFGTGVRVTNLEPGMAETEFTLVRTGGDQAASDKLYAGAHPITARDIADTVWWVANLPAHLNVNRLEVMPVSQTPAGLQVAREA, encoded by the coding sequence ATGGGCACGCTGCTGGTCACCGGCGCCTCGGCCGGCTTCGGCGCCGCGATCGCGGCGAAGTTCGCCGAGAACGGCTGGCGCGTCATTGCGTTTGCGCGCCGCGCCGAACGCCTCGGGCAGCTCACCGAACGTTTCGGCGCCGAACGCGTGCACACTTCCGCGTTCGACATCCGCGATGAAGCCGCGATGCGTGCGGCGCTGGACGTGTTGCCAGACGGCTTTCGCGACATCGACCTGCTGGTCAACAACGCCGGCCTCGCGCTGGGCACCGCCAAGGCGCAGGACTGTGATCTCGCGCAGTGGCGGCAAATGATTGACACCAACGTCACCGCGCTGGTGACGCTGACGCGCGCGCTGCTGCCGAAGCTGATCGAACGCCGCGGCGCGATCGTCAACATCGGTTCGATTTCCGGCACCTATCCGTACACCGGCGGCAACGTGTACGGCGGCACCAAGGCATTCGTGGCGCAGTTCTCGCTGGGTCTGCGCTGCGATCTTTTCGGCACCGGCGTGCGCGTCACCAACCTCGAACCCGGCATGGCCGAAACCGAATTCACGCTGGTGCGCACCGGCGGCGACCAGGCCGCGTCCGACAAGCTGTACGCGGGCGCGCACCCGATCACCGCGCGCGACATCGCCGACACCGTATGGTGGGTCGCCAACCTGCCCGCGCACCTCAACGTCAATCGTCTCGAGGTGATGCCGGTCAGCCAGACGCCGGCCGGGCTGCAAGTCGCGCGCGAGGCCTGA
- a CDS encoding Arginyl-tRNA synthetase, translated as MKEALHDLLEQALQRLHQDGVLEVPAADFVVERTRSREHGDFACNVAMLLAKKAGKNPRELAAAIIAALPANACIAKVEIAGPGFINFFLTDAAWHGEIRRALNEGAQYGHGKYGAGRAVGVEFVSANPTGPLHVGHARNAAIGDTLARLFSATGWKVYREYYYNDAGAQIQNLALSVQARIKGIEPDDPSWPADGYRGDYIRDIARDYIGGATVEAGHPSGDYNREYTREFAKDDVAEAARDAIGYKVTAAKDPDDLDAIRDFAVAWLRREQDADLRAFGVRFDVYFLESSLYTEGEVLRVVERVAQQGHSYDADGALWLRATEFGDDKDRVMRKSDGTYTYFVPDVAYHLSKWERGYKRAVTVLGADHHGSLARVRAGLQALDIGIPKDWPEYALYQMVTVMKGGEEVKISKRAGSYVTLRDLIDMAGLDATRYFLIARKSDSQLVFDVDLARARTNDNPVYYIQYAHARVCSVQRQMHERSIVFEQHDALKHLDRLQGQHARDVMVEVSRFPEIVDAAAQSREPHLLAQYLRDLAQAFHVWYNAEQFLVDDEALRNARVALAYATRQVLANGLAMLGVSAPQTM; from the coding sequence GTGAAAGAAGCCCTCCACGATTTGCTGGAACAGGCCTTGCAGCGCCTGCACCAAGATGGCGTGCTGGAGGTGCCGGCGGCCGATTTCGTGGTCGAGCGCACGCGTTCGCGCGAGCACGGCGACTTCGCCTGCAACGTGGCGATGCTGCTGGCGAAGAAGGCCGGCAAGAACCCGCGCGAACTCGCTGCCGCGATCATCGCGGCGCTGCCCGCTAACGCCTGCATCGCGAAGGTCGAGATCGCGGGTCCAGGGTTCATCAATTTCTTCCTGACCGATGCCGCGTGGCACGGCGAGATCCGGCGCGCGCTGAACGAAGGCGCGCAGTATGGCCACGGCAAGTACGGCGCGGGCCGCGCGGTGGGCGTGGAGTTCGTCTCGGCCAATCCGACCGGTCCGCTGCACGTCGGCCACGCGCGCAACGCCGCCATCGGCGATACGCTGGCGCGGCTGTTCTCGGCCACCGGCTGGAAGGTGTATCGCGAGTATTACTACAACGACGCCGGCGCGCAGATCCAGAACCTCGCGTTGTCGGTGCAGGCGCGCATCAAGGGCATCGAACCGGACGATCCGAGCTGGCCAGCCGATGGCTACCGCGGCGACTACATCCGCGACATCGCGCGTGATTACATCGGCGGCGCGACGGTGGAAGCGGGTCATCCCAGCGGCGACTACAACCGCGAATACACTCGCGAATTCGCGAAGGACGACGTCGCCGAAGCGGCCCGCGACGCCATCGGTTACAAGGTCACCGCCGCCAAGGATCCGGACGATCTCGACGCGATCCGCGATTTCGCGGTCGCCTGGTTGCGCCGCGAACAGGATGCCGACCTGCGCGCGTTCGGCGTGCGCTTCGACGTGTATTTCCTGGAATCCTCGCTGTACACCGAAGGCGAAGTGCTGCGCGTGGTCGAGCGCGTCGCGCAGCAGGGACATTCGTACGACGCCGATGGCGCGCTGTGGCTGCGCGCCACCGAATTCGGCGACGACAAGGACCGCGTGATGCGGAAGTCCGACGGCACCTACACGTATTTCGTGCCCGACGTCGCCTATCACCTTTCCAAGTGGGAGCGCGGTTACAAGCGCGCGGTCACCGTGCTCGGCGCCGACCACCACGGCTCGCTGGCGCGCGTGCGCGCGGGCCTGCAGGCGCTTGACATCGGCATCCCCAAGGACTGGCCCGAATACGCGCTGTACCAGATGGTGACGGTGATGAAGGGCGGCGAGGAAGTGAAGATTTCCAAGCGCGCCGGTTCCTACGTCACGCTGCGCGACCTGATCGACATGGCCGGCCTCGATGCCACGCGCTATTTCCTGATCGCGCGCAAGAGCGATTCGCAACTGGTGTTCGACGTCGACCTGGCGCGCGCGCGCACCAACGACAACCCGGTCTATTACATCCAGTACGCGCACGCGCGGGTGTGTTCGGTGCAGCGCCAGATGCACGAGCGTTCCATCGTGTTCGAACAGCACGACGCGCTGAAACACCTCGACCGGCTGCAGGGCCAGCATGCGCGCGACGTGATGGTGGAAGTCTCGCGTTTCCCGGAAATCGTCGATGCGGCGGCACAAAGCCGCGAGCCGCACCTGCTGGCGCAGTACCTGCGCGACCTGGCCCAAGCCTTCCACGTCTGGTACAACGCCGAGCAATTCCTGGTGGACGACGAGGCCTTGCGCAACGCGCGCGTGGCGCTGGCGTACGCGACGCGGCAGGTGCTCGCCAACGGACTCGCTATGCTGGGCGTGTCGGCGCCGCAAACGATGTGA
- a CDS encoding UPF0758 family protein, whose amino-acid sequence MSIRDWPEDERPREKLLARGAAALTPAELLAVLLGSGVRGSSAIDMGRNLLAHAGGLNALLAHDLAGVPGLGPAKRARLAAALELARRALGEELTGRTALASPRDSAAFLKAQLAHKPYEVFACLFLDNRHRVLAFEELFRGTLDGASVHPREVVRASLKHNAAAVILAHNHPSGVAEPSAADRNITRQLRDALQLVGVRVLDHLVVGAGEPTSMAARGLI is encoded by the coding sequence ATGAGCATCCGAGATTGGCCGGAGGACGAACGCCCACGCGAAAAATTGCTGGCGCGCGGTGCCGCTGCGCTGACGCCGGCCGAATTGCTGGCGGTGCTGCTGGGCAGTGGCGTGCGCGGCAGCAGCGCGATCGACATGGGCCGCAATTTGCTGGCGCATGCGGGCGGATTGAACGCGTTGCTCGCGCATGACCTCGCCGGCGTGCCGGGACTCGGCCCGGCCAAGCGTGCACGCCTCGCGGCCGCGCTGGAACTGGCGCGCCGCGCCTTGGGTGAAGAACTGACCGGGCGCACCGCATTGGCGAGCCCGCGCGACAGCGCCGCGTTCCTGAAGGCGCAGCTCGCGCACAAGCCTTACGAAGTGTTCGCCTGCCTGTTCCTCGACAACCGCCATCGCGTGCTGGCGTTCGAGGAACTGTTCCGTGGCACGCTGGACGGCGCGTCGGTGCATCCGCGCGAAGTGGTGCGCGCGTCGCTGAAGCACAACGCGGCCGCGGTGATCCTGGCGCACAATCACCCGTCGGGCGTCGCCGAGCCTTCGGCCGCCGACCGCAACATCACCCGGCAGTTGCGCGATGCGCTGCAACTCGTCGGGGTGCGGGTGCTGGACCACTTGGTGGTCGGCGCGGGCGAGCCGACGTCGATGGCGGCGCGCGGATTGATCTGA
- a CDS encoding phosphopantothenoylcysteine decarboxylase/phosphopantothenoylcysteine synthetase, whose amino-acid sequence MSTTQHRPGEHKHVLLGVSGGIAAYKACEVVRRLRDAGAEVRVVLTENAARFVTPLTFQALSGQPVRHGLWDEEAEMGMGHLELARWADAVLIAPASADALAKLAHGFADDLLSTLCLATTAPLAVAPAMNHRMWLHPATQANVATLRARGVAILGPANGPLAEGESGPGRMLEPQQLVQALVTPGGTHVA is encoded by the coding sequence ATGAGTACCACGCAACATCGCCCGGGCGAACACAAACATGTTCTGCTCGGTGTCTCGGGCGGCATCGCCGCGTACAAGGCCTGCGAGGTCGTGCGCCGCCTGCGCGACGCCGGCGCCGAGGTACGCGTGGTGCTGACGGAAAACGCCGCGCGCTTCGTCACGCCGCTGACGTTCCAGGCCCTGTCGGGCCAACCCGTGCGCCACGGGTTGTGGGACGAAGAAGCCGAAATGGGCATGGGCCATCTGGAACTCGCGCGCTGGGCCGACGCGGTGCTGATCGCGCCCGCGTCCGCCGATGCGCTGGCCAAACTCGCGCACGGTTTTGCGGACGACCTGTTGTCGACGCTGTGTCTTGCCACCACCGCGCCGCTGGCGGTCGCACCGGCCATGAACCACCGGATGTGGCTGCACCCTGCAACGCAGGCCAACGTCGCGACCTTGCGCGCGCGCGGCGTCGCGATCCTCGGCCCTGCCAACGGCCCGCTCGCGGAAGGCGAATCCGGGCCAGGCCGGATGCTGGAACCGCAGCAACTGGTGCAGGCGCTGGTCACGCCAGGCGGCACGCATGTCGCATGA
- a CDS encoding phosphopantothenoylcysteine decarboxylase/phosphopantothenoylcysteine synthetase, with translation MSHEGALAGLRVVIDAGPTYEDIDPVRFLGNRSSGKMGFAVAEAAAQAGADVILVAGPVTLPTPRGVARRIDVRSALQMRDAVMRAVEGADIFIATAAVADWRVADYSTRKIKKGPNGAPVLELIENPDILAEVAARDPRPFVVGFAAETDHVAEHAREKLIRKKLDLLAANHVDENIGIGADDNALELIWADGSESLPRASKSELAKTLVARIAAHHRARRHA, from the coding sequence ATGTCGCATGAAGGCGCGCTGGCCGGCCTGCGCGTGGTGATCGATGCCGGACCGACCTACGAGGACATCGACCCAGTGCGTTTCCTGGGCAATCGCAGCTCGGGCAAGATGGGTTTCGCCGTGGCGGAAGCCGCGGCACAAGCCGGCGCCGACGTCATCCTGGTCGCGGGTCCCGTCACGCTGCCGACACCGCGCGGCGTCGCCCGCCGCATTGACGTGCGCAGCGCGCTGCAGATGCGCGACGCGGTGATGCGTGCCGTGGAAGGCGCGGACATTTTCATCGCCACCGCGGCGGTGGCCGATTGGCGCGTCGCCGATTACAGCACGCGCAAGATCAAGAAAGGCCCGAACGGCGCGCCGGTGCTGGAACTCATCGAGAATCCCGACATCCTGGCCGAAGTCGCGGCGCGCGATCCGCGCCCGTTCGTGGTGGGCTTTGCCGCCGAAACCGACCACGTCGCCGAGCACGCGCGCGAAAAACTGATACGCAAGAAACTCGATCTGCTGGCCGCCAACCACGTCGACGAGAACATCGGTATCGGCGCCGACGACAATGCGCTGGAGTTGATCTGGGCGGATGGCAGCGAATCGCTGCCGCGCGCATCCAAATCCGAGTTGGCCAAGACATTGGTTGCGCGGATCGCCGCGCACCATCGCGCGCGGAGACACGCATGA
- a CDS encoding Deoxyuridine 5'-triphosphate nucleotidohydrolase encodes MNASQHAVPVELKRLDARLGDSIPLPAYATDGSAAMDLRAAPESAVTLEPGDSALIPTGLAIHIGDPGWCALILPRSGLGHKHGLVLGNLTGLIDADYQGPLMISCWNRGRAPFTIQPGDRIAQLLVMPVARVAWRVVEDFAASARGAGGFGSTGVA; translated from the coding sequence ATGAATGCGTCACAACATGCGGTGCCGGTGGAATTGAAGCGCCTTGACGCGCGGCTCGGCGATTCCATTCCCTTGCCCGCCTACGCCACCGACGGCAGCGCCGCGATGGATTTGCGTGCGGCGCCCGAAAGCGCCGTCACGCTGGAACCAGGTGACAGCGCATTGATTCCGACCGGCCTCGCGATCCACATCGGCGACCCCGGCTGGTGCGCGCTGATCCTGCCGCGCTCCGGCCTCGGCCACAAACACGGGCTGGTGCTCGGCAATCTCACCGGCCTGATCGACGCCGATTACCAGGGACCGCTGATGATTTCCTGCTGGAACCGCGGCAGGGCGCCCTTTACCATCCAGCCGGGCGACCGCATCGCGCAGTTGCTGGTGATGCCGGTCGCACGCGTCGCGTGGCGCGTGGTCGAGGACTTCGCGGCAAGCGCGCGCGGCGCCGGCGGGTTTGGCTCGACAGGGGTCGCATGA
- a CDS encoding phosphoglucomutase/phosphomannomutase produces the protein MDNDSTASKASNAQQVQAAARAVRARFSLRRGFAAVVADLLLALGTLLVLFGLFMGWQAWLTWRQSNAAQDLAQAKQDAAQKIALIVADRRAQVVHALGQPAVAAALASDTPQTRAAAAQAIKADVKDASSVTLYSAQLNEVLHGNLTQLGYARAAQLMSSLSDGDVGPAQSPLPHVMSFAGPINGADGKPLAFATIDFPDSALRVALHSEPVGAGRLDLRQSNKSGDTVLAGVGQDGLSTGDDAGVPVPHSLYRVASAPPQFWLPITQSFIPALVLAIAAFLCGLGVLWLRPRVRARLGGAPLTEEPALADVIAATPPQPKTAPAVKAAAEPASAPEASTQGDPIPDRSIFRAYDIRGVVGQTLTEGVARQLGRAIGSAVRDKDLHQIVVGRDGRLSGPMLSGALIEGLRAAGVDVIDIGAVPTPVSYFAAYQLNTGSCVSVTGSHNPPDYNGFKIVIGGETLAEDAIQDLYQRIVDGRLADGHGSFGQYDITGEYIERIASDIQTGRALKVVVDCGNGIAGNTAPGVVHAIGCEPIPLYCDVDGTFPNHHPDPSEPKNLADLILTVKKTGADVGLAFDGDGDRLGVVTKDGEIIYPDRVLMLFAQDVLTRNPGATILYDVKCTGHLQPLILKAGGSPLMWKTGHSLIKAKMKETGAQLAGEMSGHFFFRERWYGFDDGVYAAARLLEILADDPEGRTPEEIFATLPKGVSTPELHIQMQEGQNHPFIARFREHAQFDGARITTIDGLRADWSDGWGLVRASNTTPVLVLRFDADNPTALKRIQDAFRTQILACDDALQLPF, from the coding sequence ATGGACAACGATTCGACCGCCAGCAAGGCTTCCAACGCCCAGCAAGTGCAAGCCGCCGCGCGTGCCGTGCGCGCACGTTTCAGCCTGCGCCGCGGCTTCGCCGCCGTGGTGGCGGATCTGTTGCTCGCGCTCGGCACCTTGCTGGTGCTGTTCGGCTTGTTCATGGGCTGGCAGGCGTGGCTCACCTGGCGACAGTCGAACGCCGCGCAGGATCTGGCGCAGGCGAAACAGGATGCCGCGCAAAAGATCGCGCTGATCGTCGCGGACCGGCGCGCGCAAGTCGTCCATGCGCTCGGGCAGCCCGCGGTGGCCGCGGCACTCGCCAGCGATACGCCGCAAACGCGCGCCGCCGCCGCGCAAGCCATCAAGGCGGACGTGAAGGACGCCAGCAGCGTGACGCTGTACAGCGCGCAATTGAACGAAGTGCTGCATGGCAACCTCACGCAACTCGGTTACGCGCGCGCGGCGCAACTGATGTCCAGCTTGAGCGACGGCGACGTCGGTCCGGCGCAATCGCCGCTGCCCCACGTGATGAGTTTCGCGGGTCCGATCAACGGCGCGGATGGCAAGCCGCTGGCTTTCGCGACGATCGATTTCCCGGACTCGGCGCTGCGCGTCGCGCTGCATTCCGAACCCGTGGGCGCGGGCCGGCTGGACCTGCGGCAAAGCAACAAATCGGGCGACACCGTGCTGGCGGGCGTGGGCCAGGACGGCTTGTCGACGGGCGACGACGCCGGTGTGCCGGTCCCGCACAGCCTGTACCGCGTGGCGTCGGCGCCTCCGCAGTTCTGGTTGCCCATCACGCAATCGTTCATCCCAGCCTTGGTGCTCGCGATCGCCGCGTTCCTGTGTGGTCTCGGCGTGTTGTGGCTGCGTCCGCGCGTGCGCGCGCGCCTGGGCGGTGCGCCGCTGACGGAAGAACCCGCGCTGGCCGACGTGATCGCCGCCACCCCGCCGCAACCCAAAACCGCTCCCGCCGTGAAGGCCGCCGCGGAACCGGCGAGCGCGCCGGAAGCGTCGACGCAGGGCGATCCCATTCCCGACCGCAGCATCTTCCGCGCCTACGACATCCGCGGCGTGGTCGGCCAGACGCTCACCGAAGGCGTGGCGCGGCAGCTCGGCCGCGCGATCGGCAGCGCGGTGCGCGACAAGGATCTGCATCAGATCGTGGTCGGCCGCGACGGACGCCTGTCCGGTCCGATGCTGTCGGGCGCGTTGATCGAAGGACTGCGCGCGGCCGGCGTGGATGTGATCGACATCGGCGCGGTGCCGACGCCGGTCAGTTATTTCGCGGCCTACCAGCTCAACACCGGTTCCTGCGTGTCGGTCACCGGCAGCCACAACCCGCCCGACTACAACGGTTTCAAGATCGTGATCGGCGGCGAGACGCTGGCCGAGGACGCGATCCAGGATTTGTACCAGCGCATCGTCGACGGCCGCCTCGCGGATGGCCACGGCTCGTTTGGCCAGTACGACATCACCGGCGAATACATCGAGCGCATCGCATCGGACATCCAGACCGGGCGCGCGCTGAAGGTCGTCGTCGATTGCGGCAACGGAATCGCCGGCAACACCGCGCCGGGCGTGGTGCACGCGATCGGCTGCGAACCCATTCCTTTGTACTGCGACGTCGACGGCACCTTCCCGAACCATCACCCCGATCCGTCGGAACCGAAGAACCTGGCCGACCTGATCCTGACGGTCAAGAAAACCGGCGCCGACGTCGGCTTGGCGTTCGACGGCGACGGCGACCGTCTGGGCGTGGTGACCAAGGACGGCGAAATCATCTATCCCGATCGCGTGCTGATGTTGTTCGCGCAGGACGTGCTCACCCGCAATCCAGGCGCGACGATCCTGTACGACGTGAAGTGCACCGGTCATTTGCAGCCACTGATCCTGAAAGCCGGCGGCAGTCCGCTGATGTGGAAGACCGGGCACTCGCTGATCAAGGCCAAGATGAAGGAAACCGGTGCGCAACTCGCCGGCGAGATGAGCGGCCACTTCTTCTTCCGCGAACGCTGGTACGGCTTCGACGACGGCGTGTACGCCGCCGCGCGCCTGCTGGAAATCCTGGCCGACGATCCGGAAGGCCGCACGCCTGAAGAAATCTTCGCGACCCTGCCCAAAGGCGTGTCGACGCCCGAGCTGCACATCCAGATGCAGGAAGGCCAGAACCATCCCTTCATCGCGCGTTTCCGCGAGCACGCGCAATTCGACGGCGCGCGCATCACCACCATCGACGGCCTGCGCGCAGACTGGTCCGATGGCTGGGGCCTGGTACGCGCCTCCAACACCACGCCGGTGCTGGTGCTGCGCTTCGACGCCGACAATCCGACCGCGCTGAAGCGCATCCAGGACGCGTTCCGCACGCAGATCCTGGCGTGCGACGACGCGCTGCAACTGCCGTTCTGA